From a region of the Petrotoga olearia DSM 13574 genome:
- a CDS encoding pseudouridine-5'-phosphate glycosidase, with the protein MTSYLEIKEEVYQALKENRAIVALESTIISHGMPYPQNVEVAKNVEDIIRERGAVPATIAIIEGKIKVGLSKEEIEFMANSKNILKASRMDLPVILAKGFNAATTVAATMIIAELAGIKVFVTGGIGGVHRNAQETFDISADLQELAKTNVAVISAGPKAILDLQLTKEYLETFGVPVIGYQTDELPCFFSRESGINVPYRVENPKEIALIMKAKWDLGLQGGIFIANPIPKEYSLDFEKINKTIENAIEEAKSQKIKGKELTPFLLSKINELTKGESLKANIELVYNNAKLGAEIAKEFNILS; encoded by the coding sequence ATAACCTCATACTTAGAGATTAAAGAAGAAGTGTACCAAGCCTTGAAAGAAAATAGAGCCATAGTTGCCTTGGAATCGACTATAATTTCTCACGGAATGCCTTACCCACAAAATGTTGAAGTGGCAAAAAATGTAGAAGATATAATAAGAGAACGGGGTGCAGTTCCAGCAACTATAGCAATAATCGAGGGTAAAATTAAAGTAGGATTATCAAAAGAAGAGATAGAGTTTATGGCTAATTCTAAAAACATATTGAAAGCCAGTAGAATGGACCTACCTGTTATCCTTGCAAAAGGTTTTAACGCGGCTACAACGGTTGCGGCAACTATGATAATAGCTGAACTTGCTGGAATAAAGGTCTTTGTAACAGGAGGAATAGGAGGTGTACATAGAAACGCTCAAGAAACGTTTGATATTTCCGCAGACCTGCAAGAACTTGCGAAAACGAACGTTGCGGTGATATCTGCCGGACCTAAAGCTATATTAGATCTTCAATTAACCAAAGAATATCTCGAAACTTTTGGCGTGCCAGTGATCGGCTATCAAACGGACGAGCTTCCATGTTTTTTTTCAAGGGAAAGTGGGATAAATGTACCTTATAGAGTAGAAAACCCAAAAGAAATTGCATTAATAATGAAGGCAAAATGGGACTTGGGTTTACAAGGCGGCATTTTTATTGCAAATCCTATTCCAAAAGAGTATTCATTGGATTTTGAAAAAATAAATAAAACAATAGAAAACGCAATAGAAGAAGCTAAAAGTCAAAAAATAAAAGGTAAGGAATTAACCCCCTTTCTACTTTCAAAAATAAACGAATTAACAAAAGGGGAAAGCTTAAAAGCAAATATCGAATTAGTCTACAACAATGCCAAACTCGGTGCAGAAATAGCAAAAGAGTTTAACATCTTATCTTAG
- a CDS encoding pyridoxamine kinase, whose protein sequence is MYLKEKPIKRVAAIHDLSGFGKASLTVVIPILSSMKIQVCPIPTAILSTHTGEFKDYTFLDLTENMKDIIAHWKKLDLSFDAIYSGFLGSEKQIDIVIEFIQYFSQKNETLVVVDPVMGDDGKLYATITEAMVKEMKKLISKSHVITPNLTEACFLLDEKYDQDISEEMLKSWLIRLANMGPEVVIITSVPDESKSKIGVLAYEKTNNRFWKITTNYLKALYPGTGDAFASVIVGSLLNGDSVPMAIDRATQFVSTCLKASYGYKYPQREGILLEKVLDTLNTTTLLQSYEIF, encoded by the coding sequence ATGTATTTGAAAGAGAAACCCATTAAAAGAGTCGCGGCAATTCATGATCTTTCAGGGTTTGGTAAAGCTTCTTTAACCGTTGTGATCCCTATATTGTCTTCTATGAAGATTCAAGTCTGCCCAATTCCTACTGCAATACTCTCAACCCATACTGGAGAGTTTAAGGATTACACTTTTTTGGATTTAACAGAAAACATGAAAGACATCATAGCACATTGGAAAAAATTAGATTTAAGTTTTGATGCAATTTATAGTGGTTTTTTAGGGTCAGAAAAACAGATAGATATTGTGATAGAGTTTATACAATATTTTTCACAAAAAAACGAGACCCTGGTAGTCGTTGATCCAGTAATGGGGGATGATGGGAAACTTTATGCAACCATTACGGAAGCTATGGTTAAAGAGATGAAAAAATTAATTTCCAAGTCTCATGTGATAACACCAAATTTAACGGAAGCCTGTTTTCTCTTGGATGAAAAGTACGACCAAGATATAAGTGAAGAGATGTTGAAAAGCTGGTTAATACGTTTGGCAAACATGGGACCAGAAGTGGTTATTATAACAAGTGTTCCTGATGAATCCAAATCAAAAATAGGGGTATTAGCTTACGAAAAGACAAATAATAGATTTTGGAAAATCACCACTAACTATCTAAAAGCTTTATATCCTGGGACAGGGGACGCTTTTGCAAGCGTTATCGTTGGTAGTCTTTTAAATGGAGACAGTGTGCCGATGGCTATAGATAGGGCTACCCAATTCGTATCTACATGTTTAAAAGCCAGTTATGGTTATAAATATCCACAAAGGGAAGGTATACTATTAGAAAAAGTGCTCGATACTTTGAACACAACGACACTTTTACAAAGCTATGAGATTTTTTAG